The proteins below come from a single Argentina anserina chromosome 1, drPotAnse1.1, whole genome shotgun sequence genomic window:
- the LOC126797117 gene encoding uncharacterized protein LOC126797117 — protein sequence MAITDSHPPQPSTAPKPNPPPPPQPEVRSVKCDSCGFTEDCTAAYIARVRERYQGRWICGLCAEAVKDEALRSDSLISTEEALNRHISFCKNFRLSSKENTEHPILAMGRIFRRSLDTPRAIRSNSSSSLGDVQRVHGPALLRSGSCFPALNS from the coding sequence ATGGCCATCACCGACTCTCATCCTCCCCAACCCTCCACCGCCCCTAAACCaaaccctcctcctccacctcaaCCCGAAGTCCGCTCCGTCAAATGCGACTCCTGCGGCTTCACAGAGGACTGCACCGCCGCGTACATCGCACGCGTCCGGGAACGCTACCAGGGCCGGTGGATATGTGGCCTCTGCGCCGAGGCAGTTAAAGACGAGGCCCTCCGATCAGATAGTCTCATTTCAACCGAGGAGGCTCTCAACCGCCACATAAGCTTCTGCAAGAATTTCAGATTGTCTAGTAAGGAAAACACAGAGCATCCTATTCTGGCTATGGGTCGAATTTTCCGCCGGAGCTTGGATACTCCGAGGGCTATCCGGTCAAACTCCAGCTCGTCTCTCGGTGACGTACAGAGGGTTCATGGGCCGGCGCTTCTGAGGTCCGGAAGCTGCTTCCCTGCTCTCAATAGCTGA
- the LOC126790231 gene encoding protein STRICTOSIDINE SYNTHASE-LIKE 4-like — protein sequence MALKHLPTSLTSCAGFGLACLLAFTVQVYLFSPISPVSLELPPSSSLPQNNILQGVIKLGDGVLLKPEDIAFDREGTLYAATRDGWIKRLQRNGSWEDWKMLNTDTLLGITITNEGDLVACDVDQGLLKVTANGITVLASHVNGSKIRFADDVIEASDGSLYFSVASTKFGLHNWYLDVLEAKPHGQLLMYNPSSNETSILLEGLGFANGVAVSEDQNYLVVCETWKFRCLRYWLKGEKRGQTEIFIENLPGAPDNINLAPDGSFWIALLQLTSNGMEFVHSSRIAKHLIATSGKLVELVNGLQKRATVVNVGADGKIIKKLEDPNGNVMSFVTSVLEFEDHLYFGSLQNFFIGKLPLNVA from the exons ATGGCTCTGAAACATTTGCCAACCAGCCTAACCTCGTGTGCAGGCTTTGGTTTAGCTTGTTTGCTTGCATTCACAGTTCAAGTCTACTTGTTCTCACCAATATCCCCAGTCTCACTTGAACTACCTCCATCTTCTTCGCTTCCTCAAAACAACATATTACAG GGGGTGATTAAGCTTGGAGATGGAGTACTTCTGAAACCAGAAGATATTGCTTTTGATAGAGAAGGCACACTCTATGCGGCCACAAGAGATGGTTGGATCAAAAGGCTTCAGAGAAATGGGAGTTGGGAGGATTGGAAGATGTTGAATACTGATACACTTCTTGGAATTACTATCACAAACGAAGGTGATCTTGTTGCATGTGATGTTGATCAG GGTTTGCTTAAGGTTACTGCAAATGGAATCACGGTTCTTGCTTCACACGTTAATGGGTCCAAAATAAG ATTTGCAGATGATGTGATTGAAGCTTCAGATGGGAGTCTCTACTTTAGTGTTGCAAGCACAAAATTTGGACTTCATAATTGGTATCTCGACGTGCTCGAGGCAAAACCACATGGGCAGCTGCTCATGTATAACCCTTCATCAAACGAGACCTCAATCTTACTTGAGGGTTTGGGTTTTGCTAATGGAGTTGCAGTTTCAGAAGACCAGAATTATCTGGTGGTCTGTGAAACATGGAA ATTCAGGTGCCTAAGGTATTGGCTAAAGGGGGAGAAGAGAGGGCAGACCGAGATCTTCATTGAGAACCTTCCCGGCGCCCCCGACAACATCAATCTTGCTCCAGATGGGTCCTTCTGGATTGCTCTACTTCAG TTGACTTCGAATGGGATGGAGTTTGTGCATAGCTCCAGAATTGCAAAACACTTGATAGCAACATCTGGGAAATTAGTAGAACTAGTCAATGGACTACAAAAGAGAGCTACGGTGGTGAATGTGGGTGCTGATGGCAAGATAATCAAGAAGCTCGAAGATCCTAATGGAAATGTGATGTCGTTTGTAACTTCGGTTTTGGAATTTGAGGATCATCTTTACTTTGGGAGCTTGCAGAACTTCTTCATTGGCAAGTTGCCACTGAATGTTGCATAA